A window of Microcystis aeruginosa FD4 contains these coding sequences:
- a CDS encoding PEP-CTERM sorting domain-containing protein (PEP-CTERM proteins occur, often in large numbers, in the proteomes of bacteria that also encode an exosortase, a predicted intramembrane cysteine proteinase. The presence of a PEP-CTERM domain at a protein's C-terminus predicts cleavage within the sorting domain, followed by covalent anchoring to some some component of the (usually Gram-negative) cell surface. Many PEP-CTERM proteins exhibit an unusual sequence composition that includes large numbers of potential glycosylation sites. Expression of one such protein has been shown restore the ability of a bacterium to form floc, a type of biofilm.) → MTLKALKVNFCEHTISEGKRYQIQRLTIMFTNIQNLQKVKISKNIFDNSIFGLIIATSLIGLNAGQAEALQLALNGTYTGTVNGSSINATASGEINTDGPGGNLTATFTQIPSTFTPLAFGSSVVTVVCWSSARTSNCSPDNGQNLFDLSGGNYSLERTFNWTSIPNSTISVTGQVSNINNQLLQYSANFTGTYNGPLDISRVVDYQVKWTPFGNQVIEEGSAIMETSNGNILPLKINTIYSGLSTPLLNSQVGRFFPVASYDLNTGVFQATWEAELCVVPEPTSTLSLLSLGILGAGATIKRKVKRTHSIEKEPTNLG, encoded by the coding sequence ATGACTTTAAAAGCCTTGAAAGTTAATTTTTGCGAGCATACAATTTCCGAAGGAAAAAGATATCAAATTCAGAGGCTAACTATTATGTTTACGAATATTCAGAATTTACAAAAAGTTAAAATCAGCAAAAATATTTTTGATAACAGTATTTTTGGATTGATAATAGCTACTAGCTTAATAGGATTGAATGCAGGTCAGGCAGAAGCCTTGCAATTGGCATTAAATGGTACATATACAGGAACAGTTAATGGGTCATCAATCAATGCTACTGCATCAGGTGAAATTAATACCGATGGTCCTGGCGGAAATCTAACTGCAACTTTTACTCAGATTCCTTCAACTTTTACTCCACTAGCATTTGGCAGTTCTGTAGTCACAGTTGTTTGCTGGAGTTCGGCACGTACAAGTAATTGTTCACCTGATAATGGACAAAATCTATTTGATTTAAGTGGAGGAAACTACAGTTTGGAACGTACTTTTAATTGGACTTCCATTCCAAATAGTACAATCAGTGTAACTGGACAAGTTTCTAATATAAATAATCAACTTTTGCAATATTCTGCTAACTTTACAGGAACATATAATGGTCCCTTAGATATCAGTCGGGTTGTCGATTATCAGGTTAAGTGGACACCTTTTGGTAATCAAGTTATTGAAGAAGGTTCAGCAATTATGGAAACAAGTAATGGTAATATTTTGCCTCTCAAAATAAATACTATTTATAGTGGATTATCAACACCGCTACTCAACTCCCAAGTTGGTCGTTTTTTTCCTGTAGCAAGTTATGACTTAAATACGGGTGTGTTTCAAGCAACATGGGAAGCAGAACTGTGTGTTGTCCCCGAACCCACCTCAACCCTAAGTCTCCTTTCCCTGGGAATACTTGGTGCAGGTGCAACCATAAAACGGAAAGTAAAACGCACTCATTCCATCGAAAAAGAACCCACTAACCTCGGT
- a CDS encoding ATPase gives MNNFDIHSLITTVDNLIFSYTGENLDDVQSEILEGVINHQKYTEIAKSHHRSEKYVKDVAGKLWKTLSEILGEEVNKANLKSSLRRYYYNVSHNFNVINPVQINKGHICNQLPENQLQKSDINEEYKLEIATELIKEGLTVEQIARVLKLPLELVKEQLEKPKQSN, from the coding sequence ATGAACAATTTTGATATTCACTCTTTAATTACAACTGTTGATAATCTCATCTTTTCCTATACAGGAGAGAATTTAGATGATGTTCAGTCTGAAATCTTAGAAGGGGTGATTAATCACCAAAAATACACAGAAATCGCTAAAAGTCATCATCGTTCCGAGAAATATGTCAAGGATGTAGCCGGTAAGCTATGGAAAACCTTATCGGAAATTTTAGGAGAAGAAGTTAATAAAGCTAATCTCAAGTCTAGTCTGCGAAGGTATTATTATAATGTCTCTCATAACTTTAATGTAATAAATCCCGTACAAATTAATAAAGGTCATATCTGTAATCAACTACCAGAAAATCAATTACAAAAATCTGATATTAATGAAGAATATAAACTCGAAATCGCCACAGAATTGATAAAAGAAGGCTTAACCGTGGAACAAATTGCTAGAGTATTAAAACTTCCCTTAGAATTAGTTAAAGAGCAACTCGAAAAACCTAAGCAATCTAATTAA